Genomic window (Nitrososphaera sp.):
ACTGCTGCTGACGAAGTTAACGGTTCAAACGGCATGGCCCTTGTGCCCTGCAAGATTGACACAGGTGACAACGCATGGATGCTGACCTCTTCAGCGCTCGTGCTCATGATGACGCCCGCCGGTTTGGCTATATTCTACGGTGGTCTGGCACGGCAAAAGAACGCTGTAAACACCTTGCACCTCGTATTCATTACTACCGGCGTGATTGCCATCCAATACGTGCTCTGGGGCTACAGCCTTGCATTCGGACCGGATGCGGGCGGGTACGGCTTCATTGGCACACTCGATTGGGTGGGCCTGAACAACGTACTGCATGACGTACCATCTCTTGCATACGGAGGCATAACAGGAACAACCATTCCTCACGGAACCTACATGATATTCCAGATGATGTTCGCCATAATCACACCTGCACTGATAGTCGCTGCGCTTGCAGAGAGGATGAAGTACAGCGCATTTATCGTCTTTATCGTGATCTGGGCGACTTTTGTCTATGACTTTGCAGCCCACTGGACATGGGAATTGGCGCCAAATAACTACGGCGCGAACCCCGGTTACGTGGGAGGGTGGGGCGGAACTTTTGGCGCCCTTGACTTTGCAGGCGGAACGGTCATCCACATCACATCTGGTTGGTCCGGGCTTGTCATAGCACTGATGCTCGGTAGGAGAATCGGATATGGCAAGATCCCAATGGAGCCCCATAACATATCCCTGGTGGTGCTGGGCGCTGCATTGCTCTGGACCGGGTGGTTCGGCTTCAATGCAGGCTCTGCGGCTGCAGCTGCAAGTAACGCGACCAGTGCTTTCATCGCAACTCAAGTTGCAACTGGTATGGCTGCTGTAACATGGGCTCTGATATCTTGGGCGCATACTGGCAGGCCCTCTACTGTGGGCGCTGCTTCTGGCGCGGTAGCGGGGCTTGTGGCTATTACGCCGGCATCCGGCTTCGTCTCGCCGATGTCATCTATAGTCATAGGCATCCTGGCCTCGGTAGTCTGCTACGCCGCGGTTGCCTTCAAGAACAAGCGCAAGTGGGACGACGTGCTCGACACCTGGGGCGTGCACGGCGTCGGCGGTCTCGCAGGGGCACTTCTGACAGGCATTTTTGCCGAAAAGAGGTTTACTCCGTGGGGACACGACGGACTGGCCTTTGGAAACCCCTTCGCATTTGTGCAGAACGCAGTAGGAGCGTTTGCTGCACTTGCGTGGTGTATGGGTGTGACGGCTGCCATTATCAAGATAATGGACATGGTCTGGCCCGGTGGACTGCGCGTCACGCCAAAGGAGGAAGAGCTCGGCCTCGACCTGGCGCAGCACGGCGAGAGGGCATACGTAACAGAGTAAACCAATCGGTAGCGGCAAGTCTCCGCTCCGAACTCCTTTCTTATTTTCTCTTTCTTGACTCAGAATTTAATGATAAAGCCAAATCTATTACTCGTATACAGCCACGACTTTGGTGCCAGCTCTAACTAGCATTGGACCTACGACCGTCGTGATGGCCACGACCATGCCGACGATCGGGAAAAGCGAACTGCTAATTGCTCCTAGGTCCTGACCCGTCTTGAGAACGATAAACGAGAACTCGCCAAGTTGAGCCATGGAAAGGCCTATTCCGAGTGCAAACTGCCGCTCGAACCTGAAGAACTTGGCGCCAAGATACACCCCGCCAACCTTTCCAAGTATCGTCACGAGGCTGATTACCATAACAGGGATCCAGTAAACAGAAATCAGTGAGAGGTTCATCAGGGCGCCTATAGTAACGAAAAAGATCGCTGCAAAGATCTCTCTTGTAGGAGAAATCAGGTTCGTTACCTGCTCTGAGAAGCGCGATCCTGCAATGCACACCCCTGCAAGAAAAGCGCCGGTCGCGGCGGAGAATCCGAGCTGGTCTGATGCAAATGCCAGGCCAAACGCCAGTCCCAGTGCAAGCATTATCGTTATTTCATAGCGTTCTAGTTTTGCGACGAGTGCAAAAAGCCTTGGAACAATTAATACGCCTGCGGCGATGGTTCCTCCGATAAAAAGCCCGATCTTGCCTACGGTGAAAAGTACCTGGGATAATTCGAAGGAGCCATTTACAACGCCAGAGTGCATGGCGCTTATGAGAACGACGGCCACCAGATCCTCTATTACTGATATTCCGATGACAATTATAGCCTGGGTGGTCTCCATCTTGCCGGCGTCCTCAAGAACTTTGACAATTATTGCGGTTGAGGTTATGGAAATTGCTGCGGCAAGAAACAGTGAATCGTAAAACGACCATCCAAGTCCAAGGCCGACCGCAAAACCAAGGCCGAGCATTACAAGGATTTCAATGATGGCGATGCCCGTACCCATTAATCCGATTGCCCGCAGCTGGCTGAGCGGGAAGGAAAGACCAACGCCAAATAACAGAAGCACAATTGCAATATCGGAAAAGTTGTTCAGCATATCCACGTTTTTTATTAGCGAAAATGGGCCGAAGGGGCCTATCAGAATCCCTGCGACCAGGAAGCCCAGTACAAGTGGTTGTCTGAAAATATACGCAAGCGTGCCTACCGCTGCGGAAATCAAGAGCAGGTATCCTAGGTCCCCAACAAGTTCTATCCCTGTGCTCACGAGACTATTGGTCTGAAACTGGAAATGCGCTATATCACAACAAGTCAAGATTACTTTTCTTAATAGACAATATTTTGCTCTGTATTGGAATGACTGCTATTCGAAATATGGACAGTGAGGGTCAACTATACAGTCTGGATACTCGCTCAATCTGACGGTAGCACTTCTGTGACAACCCTGCAAGTTAGAATAGAAGTTCCAAACCGGCGGGACAAAAAGAAGAAAAGATTACTTGCGTCCCTTTGAGGGCTTGTTGTTTTGTTCCATCTGATTGCTGCGAGTATTCGATGAGGCTTTGCTCGCAGGGCTGTTCGGGTTGAACGTACTTGGACGCGTCTCGTTTGGCGTATAGCTGTTTCCGATGTTTATCGGCGCTTTAGAGGTCTTTTGTTGTTCAGTCATCACTGGTTCTGGGTTGGGTGCCTTACTTGAGTGGGAGTGTTGTCATGTCCTGTATCACCAAATGTTCAATAACAAAAGTCAATTGTCGTGTCGAGATTGCCCTTCACTGAACCAGTGTGATGCCCGAACGATCAAATGAGCTCAATGTTTAGGAAATTACTTGACCTCTCCTCACATACGTTATCTATGATGCATTATGTGAAAAAACGTATGACACATGATCTTTCGTTCATTATGATTATATATCAGCATGCCGACGGTGCTGTTACCAAAATTGGCCCAGCAGCACAAGGACGCCGAGATTATCAGCGACATACTGCTAAAGGCGGCAAGCGAGCCAGACTTCCGCAACATGCTGCTTAGCGACCCTGCTTCGGTACTGGCTAAGTATGAACTTTCGCGCGAGGCCGTTTCTATAATCCGCCGGACCATTTCCGATCTGTCCCAGTAAGAAAATTCCTATTTGATTGCATGAGCATTCTCTACTTAGAATTGTACGCGCGGAATTTGCGCGTCATGTTTCGCTGACTTACTATTAAAATCATTAAAATCCTTTCCTGCGCGCCTTTGCCAATGAACAAACCAAACGCCACGATTGCATTAGCTTTGATTGTAGGCCTAGCATCTGCGGGTCTCGGTTCGGCTTTTGCACAAACAACTTACTCGGCAAATCCGAGCACGAGTACCGCGGCGACTGGCAACCAAACGAGCACCGCCAGCCCCAGTACAGCAGCTGGTCCGACGACGACTAGCAGCTCGAACAGTACCGCTAGCACTGCCAGTAGCACAACACCGACATCATCCAATGTTACGACCTTCAATGCATCCGGAAACATCACCGGTATCATTTTCCCAACAAGCACTCCAGCCTCCAGCACTGCGATTCCATCAGCTCCCGTCACATCGAGCACTACTTCTCCGTCATCTTCCAATACGACATCAAGCAGCACAGTTGGTACTGTAAATTCTACCGCTCTTGGTTCTAACTCGACAACGACACCACCAGCTGCCGGAAGCAGCACAGCGGCCGCAGCAACTTCTGCAACAAGCAACAGCTCAACGTCTACCACTCCGACCACTAGCCCGTCAACGAATACCGGAACAGCAAGCATGACAGCAGCAAATGCGACCGAAACTATGCCATATCTTCTGGCTGGAAACTGGCAGCTCAGTGTTTCAAATGGCAACGTGTCAAAGTTTAGCGCATCGTTTACCATGGTTCACACTGACGGAACCGGCAGGCATTCACATAGCATCACCAATTTCCACTCGACCATGAAGCACCCCGTAAGCCTATCAAACACCACACTAATTTCCGGAACAGTTGACGTCATGAAGGATGGGTCGGTTCAGTGGTCTAACGTAAGCGCCGCAATAATGATCCAGAACAACAACGTCGTAAGCATCGCACTTGACTCAAAGGCAACCTCCGACCACTTTGCAGGCCAGCCGATTTACGGAATCACGACCTCCCTGACAAATGCACAGGGAACGCAAATGATCCAGGGTGCAACTACAAGCGCTTCAAACATCGGGCAGACAATCACCCAGGGCGCTTCAAACCTGGGAAGCAAGGCCTCTAGTGCATTAAGCAACCTGAGCAGCTCAGTACAGCACGCATTCAATAAGACTAAGTAAGCGAAGGAGCCTTCCGATTGGAAGGCGACCTATCCTTTTTTTATTTACGATCTACCATTTCTTCCCTGCGACCTGCCTTATGTGGTAGTAAATTAACTGCTGGGCGTAGCCTGCGTAGTAACCATAGCGGGATCGGGCGCTTTCCGATAAAACCTTGTACTGGTTGGGCGTGAGTTTCTCAGCGAACTTTATAGGAGCCTGCAGTCCGCATACGGAAGCCAAGGCCCTTGCTATCCAGACGTCTATGGGGAATGATTCCAGCTTGTCAAAAGCAAAAAGTAGTACGCAATCTGCTATCTTGTTGCCAACACCGTCGAGCGACATCAACTCCTCCTTTGCTCTGGCATAATCCATCTTCCTGCAGGCATCGATGTCAAACTCCTTGTTTGAGAGCTTCACGGCAAGCCCGTGTACGGCCCCGGCACGGTACCCCAGGCCGCAGGTCCGAAGCTCTTCTAGAGAACTCTGCGCCAACCTTTCCGGGGTCGGAAATAAGTGAAACTTGTGACCGTCAATTATGGCGGTCTCACCGAGTTTAGCACAAAGCTGTGAAAGCATCCTGCGGATCATCTGGATATTCGTATTGCTTGCGCAGAGAAATGAAACGAGGCACTGGCGCGGATCCTGCCTGAGCAGCCTCAGGCCGCGGTGGGCCCGGACCAAGTTTGATATGAATGGATCAATTGAAATCGACGCAACAATGGACTCCATGTCGTCGTCCAGCCGAAGGAACCTTGCGACCGCGTCTTGGTTTTCATCGGGAAATGACCTTGCTTCCTCGACCCTGCCGGCTGCCATGGTGATTCGAAGTAGT
Coding sequences:
- a CDS encoding ammonium transporter, producing MISRGSPATFRKKYLALFGVAAVLATVLVSTSGGNAFAYRWDDPAVKYHCFVDQNNDTKITAADEVNGSNGMALVPCKIDTGDNAWMLTSSALVLMMTPAGLAIFYGGLARQKNAVNTLHLVFITTGVIAIQYVLWGYSLAFGPDAGGYGFIGTLDWVGLNNVLHDVPSLAYGGITGTTIPHGTYMIFQMMFAIITPALIVAALAERMKYSAFIVFIVIWATFVYDFAAHWTWELAPNNYGANPGYVGGWGGTFGALDFAGGTVIHITSGWSGLVIALMLGRRIGYGKIPMEPHNISLVVLGAALLWTGWFGFNAGSAAAAASNATSAFIATQVATGMAAVTWALISWAHTGRPSTVGAASGAVAGLVAITPASGFVSPMSSIVIGILASVVCYAAVAFKNKRKWDDVLDTWGVHGVGGLAGALLTGIFAEKRFTPWGHDGLAFGNPFAFVQNAVGAFAALAWCMGVTAAIIKIMDMVWPGGLRVTPKEEELGLDLAQHGERAYVTE
- a CDS encoding cation:proton antiporter, with product MSTGIELVGDLGYLLLISAAVGTLAYIFRQPLVLGFLVAGILIGPFGPFSLIKNVDMLNNFSDIAIVLLLFGVGLSFPLSQLRAIGLMGTGIAIIEILVMLGLGFAVGLGLGWSFYDSLFLAAAISITSTAIIVKVLEDAGKMETTQAIIVIGISVIEDLVAVVLISAMHSGVVNGSFELSQVLFTVGKIGLFIGGTIAAGVLIVPRLFALVAKLERYEITIMLALGLAFGLAFASDQLGFSAATGAFLAGVCIAGSRFSEQVTNLISPTREIFAAIFFVTIGALMNLSLISVYWIPVMVISLVTILGKVGGVYLGAKFFRFERQFALGIGLSMAQLGEFSFIVLKTGQDLGAISSSLFPIVGMVVAITTVVGPMLVRAGTKVVAVYE
- a CDS encoding DNA glycosylase — its product is MVLPIQAGRNASLDTIDIDKTILSGQVFLWQKIGDKWYGVDGSRLLRITMAAGRVEEARSFPDENQDAVARFLRLDDDMESIVASISIDPFISNLVRAHRGLRLLRQDPRQCLVSFLCASNTNIQMIRRMLSQLCAKLGETAIIDGHKFHLFPTPERLAQSSLEELRTCGLGYRAGAVHGLAVKLSNKEFDIDACRKMDYARAKEELMSLDGVGNKIADCVLLFAFDKLESFPIDVWIARALASVCGLQAPIKFAEKLTPNQYKVLSESARSRYGYYAGYAQQLIYYHIRQVAGKKW